The following coding sequences lie in one Bacteroides helcogenes P 36-108 genomic window:
- the lpxB gene encoding lipid-A-disaccharide synthase: MKYYLIVGEASGDLHASHLMAALKAEDPGAEFRFFGGDLMAAVGGTMVKHYRDLAYMGFIPVLLHLRTIFANMKRCKEDIAAWRPDVLILVDYPGFNLKIAKFVHACTQIPVFYYISPKIWAWKEYRIKNIKRDVDELFSILPFEVEFFEGKHRYPIHYVGNPTMDEVTAFLASDTETFDGFVQAGGLSSKPVIALLAGSRKQEIKDNLPDMLRAASVFTDYQLVLAGAPGISPQYYRQYIGQADVKIIFDRTFSLLKQAEAALVTSGTATLEAALFRVPQAVCYHTPAGKLVAFLKRHVLKVKYISLVNLIADREVVKELVADTMTVGQVRAELERILHDEKYRGRMLDGYEYMASRLGKAGAPKHAARQMVELLNERYLK; this comes from the coding sequence ATGAAGTATTACCTGATTGTCGGTGAGGCCTCCGGTGACTTGCATGCGTCTCACCTGATGGCTGCCCTGAAAGCAGAAGACCCCGGGGCGGAGTTTCGTTTCTTTGGCGGCGATTTGATGGCGGCAGTGGGTGGAACGATGGTGAAGCATTATAGAGACTTGGCTTATATGGGCTTTATTCCTGTATTGCTGCACTTGCGCACGATTTTCGCCAATATGAAACGTTGCAAGGAAGATATTGCGGCATGGCGGCCGGATGTATTGATTTTAGTGGATTATCCGGGATTTAATCTGAAAATAGCCAAGTTCGTGCATGCCTGTACGCAAATTCCTGTCTTCTATTATATCTCTCCCAAGATATGGGCATGGAAAGAGTACCGCATCAAGAACATCAAGCGGGATGTGGATGAATTGTTCTCCATCCTCCCGTTCGAGGTGGAGTTCTTTGAAGGAAAGCACCGGTATCCGATACATTATGTCGGTAATCCGACCATGGATGAGGTGACGGCTTTCCTTGCCTCCGATACGGAAACCTTTGACGGCTTTGTGCAGGCTGGCGGGTTGTCTTCAAAGCCTGTCATTGCCTTATTGGCCGGTAGCCGCAAGCAGGAAATCAAAGATAATCTGCCTGATATGCTTCGGGCTGCTTCTGTTTTTACCGATTATCAGTTGGTGTTGGCTGGTGCTCCCGGCATTTCTCCCCAATATTACAGACAGTATATAGGACAGGCTGATGTGAAAATCATCTTCGACCGGACATTCTCTCTGCTGAAGCAGGCTGAGGCAGCGTTGGTAACTTCGGGCACGGCTACGCTGGAGGCAGCCCTGTTCCGCGTGCCTCAGGCGGTGTGCTATCATACACCTGCCGGGAAGCTGGTCGCTTTCTTGAAACGTCATGTACTGAAGGTGAAGTACATTTCTCTGGTCAATCTGATTGCCGACCGCGAAGTAGTCAAGGAGTTGGTGGCCGATACCATGACGGTGGGGCAGGTACGTGCCGAACTGGAACGCATCTTACATGATGAGAAGTATCGCGGGAGAATGCTTGATGGTTACGAATATATGGCGTCCCGTCTCGGAAAGGCCGGAGCGCCCAAGCATGCCGCCCGCCAAATGGTGGAATTGCTTAATGAACGTTATCTGAAGTAG
- a CDS encoding phosphatidate cytidylyltransferase — protein MKNNFIQRAITGVLFVVVLVGCILYSPLSFGILFTVISALSVYEFAHLMNQNGEVSINKTITSLGGAYLFLALTGFCTSTSDARIFLPYLALLLYMMITELYLKKSNPTGNWAFSMLSQLYVALPFALLNVLAFQNTPETGSVTYNPILPLSIFVFIWLSDTGAYCVGSLIGKHRLFERISPKKSWEGSIGGAIFSIASSFVFAHFFPFMSVWQWAGLAVTVVVFGTWGDLTESLMKRQLGIKDSGHILPGHGGMLDRFDSALMAIPAAVVYLYILSMLK, from the coding sequence GTGAAAAACAACTTTATCCAACGTGCCATTACAGGCGTGTTATTCGTAGTAGTATTGGTGGGCTGTATTCTTTACAGCCCCCTTTCATTCGGCATATTATTTACTGTCATCAGCGCATTGAGCGTGTATGAATTCGCCCATTTGATGAATCAAAACGGAGAGGTCAGCATCAATAAGACCATTACAAGCCTGGGAGGCGCCTATCTGTTCCTGGCCCTGACCGGTTTTTGCACATCCACATCGGATGCACGGATATTCCTGCCTTATCTGGCGCTACTGCTCTATATGATGATAACAGAATTGTATCTCAAGAAAAGTAATCCTACGGGCAACTGGGCTTTCTCCATGCTTAGCCAATTGTACGTGGCACTGCCTTTCGCCTTGCTGAACGTGCTTGCTTTCCAAAACACCCCTGAGACGGGCAGTGTAACCTATAATCCCATTCTTCCCCTTTCAATCTTCGTCTTTATCTGGCTGAGTGACACAGGAGCCTATTGTGTGGGGTCATTGATAGGCAAGCATCGCCTTTTTGAGCGCATCTCCCCAAAGAAATCGTGGGAAGGAAGTATCGGAGGCGCGATTTTCTCCATAGCCTCATCGTTTGTCTTCGCGCATTTCTTCCCTTTTATGTCCGTATGGCAATGGGCAGGCCTGGCAGTGACCGTCGTTGTTTTCGGTACGTGGGGAGACCTGACCGAATCGTTGATGAAACGCCAATTAGGGATTAAAGATTCGGGACACATCCTGCCGGGACACGGCGGAATGCTCGACCGTTTTGACAGCGCACTGATGGCAATCCCCGCGGCAGTCGTTTATCTGTATATCCTATCTATGCTGAAATAG
- the surE gene encoding 5'/3'-nucleotidase SurE: MENQKPLILISNDDGIIAKGISELIKFLRPLGEIVVMAPDAPRSGSACALTVTEPIHYRLLRKDVGLTVYKCSGTPTDCVKLAFHTVLDRKPDLVVGGINHGDNSSVNVHYSGTMGVVIEGCLKGVPSIGFSLCNHEPNADFEPAGPYVREIARRVLEKGLPPLTCLNVNFPDTKELKGIKICEQARGRWTNEWEDFAHRGGSRYYWLTGEFEDTDAANEKNDHWALANGYAAITPTTVDATAYGLIDELKTWF; the protein is encoded by the coding sequence ATGGAAAATCAGAAACCTTTGATATTGATATCCAATGATGACGGCATCATTGCGAAAGGTATTAGCGAGTTAATAAAGTTTCTCCGTCCTCTGGGCGAGATCGTGGTGATGGCGCCGGACGCTCCGCGTTCGGGCAGTGCTTGCGCGCTGACGGTTACGGAGCCGATACACTACCGGCTGCTTCGTAAGGATGTGGGACTTACTGTTTATAAATGTTCCGGTACGCCGACCGATTGTGTGAAGTTGGCCTTCCATACCGTGCTCGACCGTAAGCCCGATCTGGTGGTGGGAGGCATCAATCATGGAGACAACTCTTCGGTGAATGTACACTATTCGGGCACGATGGGGGTGGTGATCGAAGGTTGCCTGAAAGGTGTGCCTTCCATCGGCTTCTCTCTCTGCAACCATGAGCCGAATGCCGATTTTGAACCTGCGGGGCCTTATGTGCGCGAGATAGCCCGCCGGGTATTGGAGAAGGGGCTGCCGCCGTTGACGTGCCTGAACGTTAATTTCCCGGACACAAAGGAGCTGAAAGGCATAAAAATCTGTGAGCAGGCCAGGGGCCGGTGGACGAATGAATGGGAAGACTTTGCCCACAGGGGAGGCTCCCGGTATTACTGGCTGACCGGTGAGTTTGAAGATACGGATGCGGCCAACGAGAAGAATGACCATTGGGCGCTCGCCAACGGCTATGCGGCCATTACTCCGACTACCGTGGATGCCACGGCTTATGGATTGATTGATGAACTGAAAACTTGGTTTTAA
- a CDS encoding ParA family protein: MGKIIAMANQKGGVGKTTTTINLAASLATLEKKVLVVDADPQANASSGLGVDIKQSECTIYECIIDRANVRDALHDTEIETLKVISSHINLVGAEIEMLNLKNREKILKEVLAPLKEEFDYILIDCSPSLGLITVNALTAADSVIIPVQAEYFALEGISKLLNTIKIIKSKLNPALEIEGFLLTMYDARLRQANQIYDEVKRHFQELVFSTVIQRNVKLSEAPSYGLPTILYDADSTGAKNHMALAKELISRNNH; encoded by the coding sequence ATGGGAAAAATTATTGCTATGGCTAACCAAAAGGGTGGCGTGGGAAAGACTACGACGACAATCAACCTCGCAGCCTCGCTCGCCACGCTTGAAAAGAAAGTGCTCGTTGTGGACGCAGACCCGCAGGCCAATGCCTCTTCGGGCTTGGGCGTGGACATCAAGCAGTCGGAATGTACTATCTACGAGTGCATTATAGACCGTGCAAACGTACGCGACGCCCTTCACGACACGGAGATAGAAACCTTGAAAGTAATCTCCTCACATATCAATCTGGTAGGCGCAGAGATAGAAATGCTCAACCTCAAGAATCGCGAAAAGATACTGAAAGAAGTGCTTGCCCCCCTGAAAGAAGAGTTTGACTATATCTTGATAGACTGCTCTCCTTCCCTGGGACTGATCACCGTCAACGCACTGACCGCCGCCGACTCTGTCATTATCCCCGTACAAGCGGAATATTTTGCACTGGAAGGCATAAGCAAGTTGCTGAACACCATCAAAATCATCAAATCAAAACTGAATCCGGCACTCGAGATCGAAGGTTTCCTGCTGACAATGTACGATGCACGTCTGCGCCAGGCCAACCAAATCTACGACGAAGTGAAGCGCCACTTCCAGGAACTGGTGTTCAGCACCGTCATCCAGCGCAACGTGAAGTTAAGCGAAGCTCCGAGTTACGGTCTGCCCACCATCCTGTATGACGCGGACTCCACCGGAGCCAAAAACCACATGGCACTTGCCAAAGAATTAATCAGCCGTAACAACCACTAA
- a CDS encoding NigD-like protein: MKKLHWLFMTICLAVWPALQSCDDNDGYSIGDYTPPLWATMRVTGSSFYLDCDVWGTLWPVNTDMGWYEPADGQRVITVFNPLWDNYEGFDHAVKILRLQNVLTKGVETLTPETDGELGNDPVLIFKSDISISNGYMNIFFLQNLPAKTKHRISLVRPSDDAELYGDDGYIHLELRYNTYDDVTGSRAYGAVSYNLNSLNMTPETKGIKLKLNSEKNGKVEVVFNRKESGGNMEKMQNQDLSKMQLR; the protein is encoded by the coding sequence ATGAAAAAACTACATTGGCTGTTTATGACAATATGCCTGGCGGTGTGGCCGGCATTGCAATCGTGTGATGATAATGACGGATATTCGATCGGTGATTATACGCCTCCCTTGTGGGCTACCATGCGCGTCACCGGAAGTTCTTTTTATCTGGACTGTGACGTCTGGGGCACGCTTTGGCCCGTGAATACGGATATGGGCTGGTATGAGCCGGCAGACGGTCAGCGGGTGATAACCGTGTTCAATCCTTTATGGGATAATTATGAGGGATTTGACCATGCGGTGAAGATACTTCGCCTGCAAAATGTGCTGACCAAAGGAGTGGAAACTTTGACTCCTGAAACTGATGGGGAATTGGGCAATGATCCTGTTCTTATTTTTAAAAGCGACATCAGCATCAGCAACGGTTACATGAATATTTTCTTTCTCCAAAACTTGCCCGCCAAAACAAAGCATCGCATCTCTCTGGTACGTCCGTCGGATGACGCGGAACTGTATGGAGATGACGGATATATTCACTTGGAATTGCGTTACAATACTTATGATGACGTAACCGGATCTCGTGCTTACGGTGCGGTATCATACAATTTGAACAGTCTGAATATGACTCCCGAAACCAAAGGCATCAAACTGAAGCTGAATTCGGAAAAGAACGGCAAGGTAGAGGTGGTGTTCAACCGCAAAGAATCGGGTGGCAATATGGAAAAAATGCAGAACCAAGACTTGTCCAAGATGCAGTTAAGATAG